From Streptomyces sp. NBC_00370, a single genomic window includes:
- a CDS encoding TraM recognition domain-containing protein — MSGQRGGDLHDLLPWAIVAVAGTGLLMFTVAWSGGTIGAGFSGHGWDTPPFAMSTVSSLVSDGPVALWPTTPTTAVYAGIFGLLAIVAIPVILAVILILGRSNRPKGLANSRDLAAMCPKGIEARARELRPTLKGRGRLDPDETGNLLGELDPKGPELRSSYEDVELDLMAPRAGKSTGIAVPRVLRAQGAVLLTSNKSDVYAVTRAAREEVGTVWTFDPQGIAHSPRAMWWNMLAECHTTEGARRLAGHFVASVNDDTAKKDFWISAAQNTLTALFLAAARSNTSVQQLLGWLADPADRTPVDLLRDTGLVAMAEQLQGTVRGAVETRDGIFETARQTVSCLLDPDILAWVTPDPSLPEFRPDLHVLSSDTLYLLSKDGGGSAAGVIAGIADATMRAGVVAAERMGGRLDPPLTAVLDEAANVCRISDLPDLYSHFGSRGINVVTLLQSYRQGARVWGDVGMDALWSAATIKLLGAGLDDADFVQKISTLVGQYDVRTPSISRSKDGTSRSYSYRQESVLPPDKIRALPKGTALLLATGVKPALIRLRPWYKEPGSGAIAAAAKAETAAITARAAARLTGVSLGKQAPGRV, encoded by the coding sequence ATGAGCGGACAGCGCGGCGGCGATCTGCACGACCTGCTGCCCTGGGCCATCGTGGCCGTCGCCGGCACGGGCCTGCTGATGTTCACCGTCGCCTGGTCGGGCGGCACGATCGGCGCCGGTTTCTCCGGACACGGCTGGGACACCCCGCCGTTCGCCATGTCGACCGTCTCCAGCCTGGTCTCCGACGGGCCGGTCGCGCTGTGGCCCACGACGCCGACCACCGCCGTCTACGCGGGCATCTTCGGCCTGCTCGCGATCGTCGCGATCCCGGTCATCCTCGCCGTGATCCTGATCCTGGGCCGCAGCAACCGCCCCAAGGGCCTCGCCAACAGCCGGGACCTCGCCGCGATGTGCCCCAAGGGCATCGAGGCGCGCGCCCGCGAACTGCGGCCGACGCTCAAGGGCAGGGGGCGGCTCGACCCGGACGAGACGGGCAACCTCCTCGGCGAACTCGACCCCAAGGGGCCCGAGCTGCGCAGCAGTTACGAGGACGTGGAGCTCGACCTCATGGCGCCGCGCGCCGGCAAGTCGACCGGCATCGCCGTGCCGCGCGTGCTGCGCGCGCAGGGCGCGGTGCTGCTGACCTCCAACAAGTCCGACGTGTACGCCGTCACGCGCGCCGCCCGCGAAGAGGTAGGCACGGTCTGGACGTTCGACCCGCAGGGCATCGCGCACAGCCCGCGCGCCATGTGGTGGAACATGCTCGCCGAGTGCCACACCACCGAGGGCGCGCGCCGGCTCGCCGGGCACTTCGTGGCCTCCGTCAACGACGACACGGCGAAGAAGGACTTCTGGATCTCGGCCGCCCAGAACACCCTGACCGCCCTGTTCCTCGCGGCGGCCCGCAGCAACACCTCGGTCCAGCAGCTCCTCGGCTGGCTCGCCGACCCCGCCGACCGCACCCCGGTCGACCTGCTCCGTGACACCGGACTCGTCGCGATGGCCGAGCAGTTGCAGGGCACGGTGCGTGGCGCTGTGGAGACCAGGGACGGCATCTTCGAGACGGCGCGGCAGACCGTGTCCTGCCTCCTCGACCCCGACATCCTCGCCTGGGTCACGCCCGATCCTTCGCTGCCCGAGTTCCGCCCCGACCTGCATGTCCTGAGCTCGGACACGCTGTACCTGCTGTCCAAGGACGGCGGTGGCTCGGCGGCCGGTGTCATCGCGGGCATCGCCGACGCGACGATGCGGGCCGGTGTGGTGGCCGCCGAGCGCATGGGCGGCCGGCTCGACCCGCCGCTGACCGCGGTGCTCGACGAGGCGGCGAACGTGTGCCGCATCTCCGACCTGCCCGACCTCTACTCGCACTTCGGCTCACGTGGCATCAACGTCGTGACGCTGCTGCAGAGTTACCGGCAGGGCGCCCGGGTCTGGGGCGACGTGGGCATGGACGCGCTGTGGAGCGCGGCGACCATCAAGCTGCTCGGCGCCGGCCTGGACGACGCCGACTTCGTCCAGAAGATCTCCACGCTCGTCGGCCAGTACGACGTGCGCACCCCGAGCATCTCGCGCAGCAAGGACGGCACGTCGCGCTCGTACTCGTACCGCCAGGAGTCCGTCCTGCCGCCCGACAAGATCCGGGCCCTGCCCAAGGGCACGGCGCTGCTGCTCGCGACGGGCGTCAAGCCGGCCCTGATCCGGCTGCGCCCCTGGTACAAGGAGCCGGGCTCGGGCGCCATCGCGGCGGCGGCGAAGGCGGAGACGGCGGCGATCACGGCACGCGCCGCGGCGCGGCTGACGGGCGTGAGCCTCGGCAAACAGGCCCCGGGCCGGGTGTGA
- a CDS encoding sigma-70 family RNA polymerase sigma factor — protein MNVTVIGSASAVSPEERALRDLYLEHGPALYSYVLRMLGGDTHRTEDVIQETLMRCWNKRNLVDTEGMAVRPWMFRVARNLVIDAHRTRMARPLEVSGATWLSELGTKADDNEQILSSIVVHDALQALTPAHREVLRETFFADRSTQEAADTLGVPQGTVKSRVYYALRCLRSALEERGVHPEDRAPRRA, from the coding sequence ATGAACGTGACGGTCATCGGATCGGCCAGCGCGGTCTCCCCCGAGGAACGAGCGCTGCGCGACCTCTACTTGGAACACGGGCCCGCGCTCTACTCGTACGTGCTGCGGATGCTGGGCGGGGACACACACCGCACGGAGGACGTCATCCAGGAGACGCTGATGCGCTGCTGGAACAAGCGAAACCTGGTCGACACCGAAGGCATGGCGGTCCGCCCGTGGATGTTCCGGGTCGCCCGCAACCTCGTCATCGACGCCCACCGGACGCGGATGGCAAGGCCGTTGGAGGTGAGCGGCGCCACCTGGCTGAGCGAGCTGGGCACCAAGGCGGACGACAACGAACAGATCCTGTCGTCGATTGTGGTACACGACGCCTTGCAGGCGCTGACGCCGGCACACCGCGAAGTACTCAGGGAGACCTTCTTCGCGGACCGCAGCACCCAGGAGGCGGCCGACACCCTGGGCGTCCCGCAGGGAACGGTCAAGTCCCGCGTGTACTACGCCCTTCGCTGCCTCAGGTCGGCACTGGAGGAACGAGGAGTACACCCAGAAGACCGCGCCCCGCGCCGAGCCTGA
- a CDS encoding SCO6880 family protein, which produces MSAEAVTHPTYGNWRRPRRPGLGPLGLVGTFGAFGGLIATLLASLISLYAALVVFVPVLLFLIPLTIRTQDGRNIYQLITLRIGWSRRKAKGAHLYVSGPLSARPGGRFRPPGLLNKVTATEGRDAYDRPFGVLHHPVRNLYTIVLGCDPDGGSLIDPDQVDVWVALWGEWLARLSHEPGLRGASVIVETAPDPGTRLAHEVLPRIRSDAPPAARAVMEEVVDRYPSASSEMHTYITLTYGIPGGQSRKKDDIITDLAIRIPGLLSGLVAAGGGAAYPLSAERIAEVVRVAYDPAVAADVLNARATHGGTGLEWEDAGPAAAVETVNSYQHDSGVSRTWMLTLAPRGTIRSSVMRGMLEAAPGTRRKRVALVYRPIDPATSARIVEADRRSAQFMATSGKGMVQARAASEVRAAEQTANEEASGAGLVEFSLMLTVTVDNAEELADASVTIRNLTAASRVQMRPADRMQAAAFTCTLPAGILPWEQTLVPHELQEAL; this is translated from the coding sequence ATGTCCGCGGAAGCTGTCACTCATCCGACCTACGGAAACTGGCGCAGGCCAAGGCGGCCCGGGCTCGGACCACTCGGACTCGTCGGCACCTTCGGGGCGTTCGGCGGCCTCATCGCCACCCTGCTCGCCTCGCTGATCTCGCTGTACGCCGCGCTCGTCGTGTTCGTTCCCGTGCTGCTGTTCCTGATCCCGCTCACCATCCGTACGCAGGACGGCCGCAACATCTACCAGCTGATCACGCTGCGCATCGGCTGGTCGCGCCGGAAGGCCAAGGGCGCGCACCTGTACGTGTCGGGGCCGCTGTCCGCCCGCCCCGGCGGCCGGTTCCGGCCGCCTGGCCTGCTGAACAAGGTCACGGCGACCGAGGGCCGGGACGCCTACGACCGTCCCTTCGGCGTCCTGCACCACCCGGTCCGCAACCTGTACACGATCGTCCTCGGCTGCGACCCCGACGGTGGTTCGCTCATCGACCCCGACCAGGTCGACGTCTGGGTCGCCCTGTGGGGCGAGTGGCTGGCCCGGCTGTCCCACGAACCGGGGCTGCGCGGCGCCTCCGTGATCGTGGAGACCGCCCCCGACCCGGGCACCCGGCTCGCCCACGAGGTGCTGCCCCGGATCCGCTCCGACGCCCCTCCGGCCGCACGCGCGGTGATGGAGGAGGTCGTCGACCGCTACCCCAGCGCCTCGTCCGAGATGCACACCTACATCACCCTGACCTACGGCATCCCGGGCGGCCAGAGCCGTAAGAAGGACGACATCATCACGGATCTCGCGATCCGGATCCCCGGTCTGCTCAGCGGACTCGTCGCCGCCGGCGGCGGCGCCGCCTACCCGCTGTCGGCCGAGCGGATCGCCGAGGTCGTCCGGGTCGCCTACGACCCCGCCGTCGCCGCCGACGTACTCAACGCCCGTGCCACGCACGGCGGTACGGGTCTGGAGTGGGAGGACGCCGGTCCTGCGGCAGCGGTCGAGACCGTGAACAGCTACCAGCACGACTCCGGTGTCTCCAGGACCTGGATGCTGACCCTGGCACCGCGCGGCACCATCCGGTCCTCGGTGATGCGGGGCATGCTGGAGGCGGCCCCCGGCACCCGCCGCAAGCGGGTCGCGCTGGTCTACCGGCCCATCGACCCGGCCACATCGGCGCGGATCGTCGAAGCCGACCGGCGCAGCGCCCAGTTCATGGCGACGTCCGGCAAGGGCATGGTGCAGGCCCGCGCGGCCTCCGAGGTGCGCGCGGCCGAACAGACCGCGAACGAGGAGGCGTCGGGGGCGGGCCTTGTGGAGTTCTCGCTGATGCTGACGGTCACCGTCGACAACGCCGAGGAGCTGGCCGACGCGAGCGTCACCATCCGGAACCTGACGGCGGCCTCCCGGGTGCAGATGCGCCCGGCCGACCGGATGCAGGCGGCGGCGTTCACCTGCACCCTGCCCGCCGGGATCCTGCCGTGGGAGCAGACCCTCGTACCGCACGAACTGCAGGAGGCGTTGTGA
- a CDS encoding lytic transglycosylase domain-containing protein, with translation MSAGMGAGEESGGSNVVRNGIIAGTGCGCLLSPLALVGTLVVVLIIGGFGVLLAPLIALILLFGGGGGSDSSNQDTADQMVDVLQGNGKGQLDDTTVPADLVDPIERAGQQCPAIGPIVIASQIEKESGFNAALKGPNGELGLSQLPPDIFKQYGKDDDENDKTSALDAEDSIMAQGRYLCDLAKQGQQMLDNGEVEDKGDGEGALDTSLDLALAGYDIGMDAVRAAKGVPQTNEAQGYVLAIRAQFAKYQGIAAPPSGATPGVTPDPSETP, from the coding sequence ATGAGTGCAGGCATGGGAGCGGGCGAGGAGAGCGGCGGCTCGAACGTCGTCAGGAACGGCATCATCGCCGGCACCGGATGCGGCTGCCTGCTGTCCCCGCTCGCCCTGGTCGGCACGCTCGTCGTGGTGTTGATCATCGGCGGATTCGGGGTGCTGCTCGCCCCCCTCATCGCGCTGATCCTGCTGTTCGGCGGAGGCGGCGGGAGCGACAGTTCCAACCAGGACACGGCGGACCAGATGGTCGACGTCCTTCAGGGCAACGGCAAGGGCCAGCTCGACGACACCACGGTCCCCGCCGACCTGGTGGACCCCATCGAGCGGGCGGGCCAGCAGTGCCCGGCCATCGGCCCGATCGTCATCGCCTCGCAGATCGAGAAGGAGTCCGGCTTCAACGCGGCCCTGAAAGGACCCAACGGTGAACTGGGCCTCTCACAGCTGCCGCCCGACATCTTCAAGCAGTACGGCAAGGACGACGACGAGAACGACAAGACGTCCGCGCTGGACGCCGAGGACTCGATCATGGCCCAGGGCCGCTACCTGTGCGATCTGGCCAAGCAGGGCCAGCAGATGCTCGACAACGGGGAGGTCGAGGACAAGGGCGACGGCGAAGGGGCCCTCGACACCTCCCTCGACCTCGCCCTGGCCGGCTACGACATCGGGATGGACGCCGTACGCGCGGCAAAAGGGGTGCCGCAGACGAACGAGGCACAGGGCTATGTCCTGGCCATCCGCGCCCAGTTCGCCAAGTACCAGGGCATCGCGGCGCCGCCGTCAGGCGCGACTCCCGGCGTCACCCCCGACCCGAGCGAGACGCCGTGA
- a CDS encoding ATP/GTP-binding protein, translated as MSRREQKLAERADRLAEERASKLAPGELLEPESPWAEKPGRKKPAGAQPVTGQSLDKGATKSGTAGGKKGGKEKAPPRPKELYVPPRGWYGAGGGRVGYMDPPTMWRATTVQACGMWPFAAGSGSPMTGVPLGQHLFTGATVCGDPLSWFTRARYISNPSLFMLGMPGLGKSTLINRMLIGLSATGVVPLVLGDLKPDYADTVRALGGQVISIGRGRGGINVLDPGAMGSAAAKIGGEAGEVLKAEAHGRVLNMVAALITIVRGRPMDDHEQSVLSAVLHHLRERTLPGHTVLLPDVLRVLTEGPPRVRAVTLDRGDDARYRDAVDPLHRSLLGILDGPLGDTFASETSTHIDPDAPAVCIDISGIGEADTQLTAAAMLAAWSDGLGTVAACHALADAGLAPRRWFFTVLDELWRPLRAASGIVDRIDALTRLNRSLGLGDAKITHTLKDAEALGTDADRAKARGFVERAGMVVCAGLPKTEMEDLGKVVGLSRREIELVSSWSSPPGWGVNGEDEEPPGRGRFLIKVGGRPGIPIKVAITDAERRLHNTNTRWTPNEQTLEEAVAKATGQVQRAAQEGPPPFPGGPGAPGIEAPGRWTA; from the coding sequence GTGAGCCGGCGCGAACAGAAGCTGGCCGAGCGGGCGGACCGGCTCGCCGAGGAGCGGGCGAGCAAGCTGGCGCCGGGGGAGCTGCTCGAACCGGAGTCGCCCTGGGCGGAGAAGCCGGGGCGGAAGAAGCCGGCAGGGGCGCAGCCCGTCACGGGGCAGAGCCTCGACAAGGGCGCGACGAAGAGCGGGACAGCGGGCGGCAAGAAGGGCGGCAAGGAGAAGGCGCCGCCCCGCCCCAAGGAGCTGTACGTCCCGCCCCGCGGCTGGTACGGAGCGGGCGGCGGGCGTGTCGGCTACATGGACCCGCCCACCATGTGGCGCGCCACCACCGTGCAGGCCTGCGGCATGTGGCCGTTCGCCGCGGGGTCCGGCTCGCCGATGACCGGAGTGCCGCTCGGACAGCACCTGTTCACCGGTGCCACCGTCTGCGGCGACCCGCTGAGCTGGTTCACCCGGGCCCGGTACATCTCCAACCCCTCGCTGTTCATGCTCGGCATGCCGGGTCTGGGCAAGTCCACGCTCATCAACCGGATGCTGATCGGACTCTCGGCAACCGGCGTCGTCCCGCTGGTACTTGGCGACCTCAAGCCGGACTACGCCGACACCGTGCGCGCGCTCGGCGGCCAGGTGATCTCCATCGGCCGTGGCCGGGGCGGCATCAACGTCCTCGACCCGGGCGCCATGGGGTCGGCGGCGGCGAAGATCGGCGGCGAGGCCGGTGAGGTGCTGAAGGCCGAGGCACACGGCCGGGTGCTGAACATGGTCGCCGCGCTCATCACCATCGTGCGCGGCCGGCCCATGGACGACCACGAGCAGTCCGTGCTCTCGGCGGTTCTGCACCACTTGCGCGAGCGCACCTTGCCCGGGCACACCGTGCTGCTGCCCGATGTGCTGCGGGTCCTCACCGAAGGCCCGCCCCGGGTGCGCGCCGTGACGCTGGACCGCGGTGACGACGCCCGTTACCGGGACGCCGTCGACCCGCTGCACCGCTCGCTGCTCGGCATCCTCGACGGCCCGCTCGGTGACACCTTCGCCTCCGAGACGTCGACCCACATCGACCCCGACGCGCCCGCCGTGTGCATCGACATCTCCGGAATCGGCGAGGCCGACACCCAGTTGACGGCGGCGGCGATGCTCGCCGCCTGGTCCGACGGGCTCGGTACGGTCGCGGCCTGCCACGCGCTGGCCGACGCCGGACTCGCCCCGCGGCGCTGGTTCTTCACCGTGCTGGACGAGCTGTGGCGCCCGCTGCGCGCGGCGTCCGGCATCGTCGACCGTATCGACGCGCTCACCCGCCTCAACCGTTCCCTCGGTCTCGGCGACGCCAAGATCACCCACACCCTCAAGGACGCCGAAGCACTCGGCACGGACGCCGACCGCGCCAAGGCGCGCGGCTTCGTCGAGCGTGCCGGGATGGTGGTGTGCGCGGGGCTGCCGAAGACCGAGATGGAGGATCTCGGCAAGGTCGTCGGGCTGTCCCGGCGCGAGATCGAACTCGTCTCCTCCTGGTCGTCGCCCCCCGGCTGGGGTGTCAACGGCGAGGACGAGGAACCGCCCGGCCGTGGCCGCTTCCTGATCAAGGTCGGTGGCCGCCCCGGCATCCCGATCAAGGTCGCCATCACCGACGCGGAGCGCCGGCTGCACAACACCAACACCCGCTGGACGCCGAACGAGCAGACGCTCGAAGAGGCCGTGGCCAAGGCCACCGGGCAGGTGCAACGGGCCGCTCAGGAAGGGCCCCCGCCCTTCCCCGGCGGACCCGGCGCCCCCGGCATCGAAGCACCCGGGAGGTGGACCGCATGA